A section of the Pseudomonadota bacterium genome encodes:
- a CDS encoding DUF4340 domain-containing protein, translating to MKSSLVHGALAAAGLVAAYLTWTREEEQTYARSEVAVVDCPGASFERVRVSNDWRSIDVKAMTHQGDPIHWITTKRKLGPGGEPKGATHRVQSFLANEKFQDLLKRYTPLRALRSLGKIGKEELKEFGLDKPEKKLVLTCGGKKYELEIGAATYGAGNNYARRPSGQTVYLLPSAVVRELEGAEWRFMQKQLHAFESKDVDEVRIVVQGKERRLLQRNRLTPGKSLWVDAAAPDRRNELFGNWLAKVARLSGLTYVALDGQPGSDLTEEQQADQLETAAVAEVSYFLKGKQQGKLQMVRVRLSRDTFYYAKTEATRTWVQLPKSISREVSDDAAMVVGLEQQPASQAGAQPPKSTSRGAAAKTAKGASRVAGAARANPASKRSTGALGKQAKAASQR from the coding sequence ATGAAGAGCTCGCTGGTACACGGGGCGCTGGCCGCAGCGGGGCTTGTGGCTGCCTACCTGACCTGGACACGCGAGGAGGAGCAGACCTACGCACGCAGTGAAGTGGCCGTGGTGGATTGTCCCGGGGCCAGCTTCGAACGGGTCAGGGTTTCCAACGACTGGCGTAGCATCGACGTCAAGGCCATGACCCACCAAGGCGATCCGATCCACTGGATCACCACCAAACGCAAGCTTGGGCCGGGTGGTGAGCCCAAGGGCGCCACGCACCGCGTTCAGTCCTTCTTGGCAAACGAAAAATTCCAGGATCTCCTCAAGCGCTACACGCCTTTGCGGGCGTTGCGCTCGCTAGGGAAGATCGGCAAGGAGGAGCTCAAGGAGTTCGGCCTCGACAAGCCCGAAAAAAAGCTCGTACTGACCTGCGGCGGCAAGAAGTACGAGTTGGAGATCGGCGCAGCGACCTACGGTGCAGGCAACAACTACGCCCGGCGGCCCAGCGGGCAGACGGTCTACCTGCTGCCGTCGGCCGTGGTGCGAGAGCTTGAAGGAGCCGAATGGCGCTTCATGCAAAAGCAGCTGCATGCCTTCGAATCCAAGGACGTGGACGAGGTGCGCATCGTCGTTCAAGGCAAAGAGCGGAGGCTGCTGCAACGTAACAGATTGACCCCCGGCAAGTCGCTGTGGGTCGACGCCGCCGCTCCAGACCGCCGTAACGAGCTCTTTGGCAACTGGCTGGCCAAAGTGGCCCGGCTCAGCGGGTTGACGTACGTCGCCCTCGACGGGCAGCCGGGCAGCGACCTTACCGAGGAGCAGCAGGCAGATCAGCTAGAGACGGCAGCGGTCGCCGAGGTCAGCTACTTTCTCAAGGGCAAGCAGCAAGGCAAGCTGCAGATGGTGCGTGTTCGCTTGAGCCGAGACACGTTCTACTACGCCAAGACCGAGGCCACCCGGACTTGGGTGCAGCTGCCCAAATCGATCTCGCGCGAAGTCAGCGACGATGCCGCCATGGTCGTGGGGCTCGAACAGCAGCCGGCTTCGCAAGCAGGAGCGCAACCACCCAAATCGACCTCCCGCGGTGCCGCGGCCAAGACAGCCAAGGGCGCGTCACGCGTTGCCGGAGCTGCTCGGGCAAACCCGGCCTCGAAGCGTTCCACCGGCGCGCTGGGCAAGCAAGCAAAGGCCGCCTCGCAGCGGTGA